The following are encoded in a window of Phocoena phocoena chromosome 2, mPhoPho1.1, whole genome shotgun sequence genomic DNA:
- the SDR39U1 gene encoding epimerase family protein SDR39U1 isoform X3, with product MRVLVGGGTGFIGTALTQLLKARGHEVTLVSRKPGAGRITWNEAFQKEVLSSRLETTQMLARAIAKAPQSPQVWVLVTGVAYYQPSLTAEYDEDSPGGDFDFFSNLVTKWEAAARLPGDSTRQVVVRSGVVLGRGGGAIGHMLLPFRLGLGGPIGSGHQFFPWIHVRDLAGILAHALEASHVQGVLNGVSPASSTTNAEFARALGAALGRPALIPLPSTVVQAVFGRERAVMLLEGQKVVPRRTLAAGYQYSFPELAAALKEVIA from the exons ATGAGGGTTCTTGTGG GTGGCGGAACGGGCTTCATTGGGACAGCCCTAACCCAGCTGCTGAAGGCCAGGGGCCACGAAGTGACGCTGGTCTCCCGAAAGCCAGGGGCCGGTCGGATCAC GTGGAATGAAGCCTTCCAAAAAGAGGTTCTCAGCAGCCGCCTGGAGACCACCCAAATGCTGGCTAGAGCCATTGCCAAAGCCCCACAATCCCCCCAGGTCTGGGTCTTAGTCACAGGTGTAG CTTACTACCAGCCCAGCCTGACTGCCGAGTACGATGAGGACAGCCCAGGAGGGGATTTTGACTTTTTCTCCAACCTTGTAACCAAATGGGAAGCTGCAGCGAGGCTTCCTGGAGATTCTACACGCCAAGTGGTGGTGCGCTCCG GGGTTGTGCTGGGCCGTGGAGGCGGTGCCATTGGTCACATGCTGCTGCCCTTCCGCCTGGGCCTGGGGGGCCCCATCGGCTCAGGCCACCAGTTCTTCCCCTGGATTCACGTCAGAGACTTGGCAGGAATCCTAGCCCACGCCCTTGAAGCAAGCCACGTGCAAGGGGTCCTGAACGGAGTGTCTCCAGCCTCCTCCACTACCAACGCTGAGTTTGCCCGGGCCTTGGGCGCAGCCCTGGGCCGCCCAGCCCTCATCCCTCTCCCCAGCACGGTGGTACAAGCTGTCTTTGGGCGAGAACGTGCCGTCATGCTGCTGGAGGGCCAGAAGGTAGTCCCAAGGCGGACACTGGCTGCTGGCTACCAGTATTCCTTCCCAGAGCTGGCGGCCGCCTTGAAGGAAGTCATAGCCTAG
- the SDR39U1 gene encoding epimerase family protein SDR39U1 isoform X2, with amino-acid sequence MRVLVGGGTGFIGTALTQLLKARGHEVTLVSRKPGAGRITWDELATSGLPRCDAAVNLAGENILNPLRRWNEAFQKEVLSSRLETTQMLARAIAKAPQSPQVWVLVTAYYQPSLTAEYDEDSPGGDFDFFSNLVTKWEAAARLPGDSTRQVVVRSGVVLGRGGGAIGHMLLPFRLGLGGPIGSGHQFFPWIHVRDLAGILAHALEASHVQGVLNGVSPASSTTNAEFARALGAALGRPALIPLPSTVVQAVFGRERAVMLLEGQKVVPRRTLAAGYQYSFPELAAALKEVIA; translated from the exons ATGAGGGTTCTTGTGG GTGGCGGAACGGGCTTCATTGGGACAGCCCTAACCCAGCTGCTGAAGGCCAGGGGCCACGAAGTGACGCTGGTCTCCCGAAAGCCAGGGGCCGGTCGGATCACGTGG GATGAGCTCGCTACGTCGGGGCTGCCCCGCTGCGATGCCGCCGTCAATCTGGCGGGAGAGAACATCCTCAACCCTCTCCGCAG GTGGAATGAAGCCTTCCAAAAAGAGGTTCTCAGCAGCCGCCTGGAGACCACCCAAATGCTGGCTAGAGCCATTGCCAAAGCCCCACAATCCCCCCAGGTCTGGGTCTTAGTCACAG CTTACTACCAGCCCAGCCTGACTGCCGAGTACGATGAGGACAGCCCAGGAGGGGATTTTGACTTTTTCTCCAACCTTGTAACCAAATGGGAAGCTGCAGCGAGGCTTCCTGGAGATTCTACACGCCAAGTGGTGGTGCGCTCCG GGGTTGTGCTGGGCCGTGGAGGCGGTGCCATTGGTCACATGCTGCTGCCCTTCCGCCTGGGCCTGGGGGGCCCCATCGGCTCAGGCCACCAGTTCTTCCCCTGGATTCACGTCAGAGACTTGGCAGGAATCCTAGCCCACGCCCTTGAAGCAAGCCACGTGCAAGGGGTCCTGAACGGAGTGTCTCCAGCCTCCTCCACTACCAACGCTGAGTTTGCCCGGGCCTTGGGCGCAGCCCTGGGCCGCCCAGCCCTCATCCCTCTCCCCAGCACGGTGGTACAAGCTGTCTTTGGGCGAGAACGTGCCGTCATGCTGCTGGAGGGCCAGAAGGTAGTCCCAAGGCGGACACTGGCTGCTGGCTACCAGTATTCCTTCCCAGAGCTGGCGGCCGCCTTGAAGGAAGTCATAGCCTAG
- the SDR39U1 gene encoding epimerase family protein SDR39U1 isoform X1, which produces MRVLVGGGTGFIGTALTQLLKARGHEVTLVSRKPGAGRITWDELATSGLPRCDAAVNLAGENILNPLRRWNEAFQKEVLSSRLETTQMLARAIAKAPQSPQVWVLVTGVAYYQPSLTAEYDEDSPGGDFDFFSNLVTKWEAAARLPGDSTRQVVVRSGVVLGRGGGAIGHMLLPFRLGLGGPIGSGHQFFPWIHVRDLAGILAHALEASHVQGVLNGVSPASSTTNAEFARALGAALGRPALIPLPSTVVQAVFGRERAVMLLEGQKVVPRRTLAAGYQYSFPELAAALKEVIA; this is translated from the exons ATGAGGGTTCTTGTGG GTGGCGGAACGGGCTTCATTGGGACAGCCCTAACCCAGCTGCTGAAGGCCAGGGGCCACGAAGTGACGCTGGTCTCCCGAAAGCCAGGGGCCGGTCGGATCACGTGG GATGAGCTCGCTACGTCGGGGCTGCCCCGCTGCGATGCCGCCGTCAATCTGGCGGGAGAGAACATCCTCAACCCTCTCCGCAG GTGGAATGAAGCCTTCCAAAAAGAGGTTCTCAGCAGCCGCCTGGAGACCACCCAAATGCTGGCTAGAGCCATTGCCAAAGCCCCACAATCCCCCCAGGTCTGGGTCTTAGTCACAGGTGTAG CTTACTACCAGCCCAGCCTGACTGCCGAGTACGATGAGGACAGCCCAGGAGGGGATTTTGACTTTTTCTCCAACCTTGTAACCAAATGGGAAGCTGCAGCGAGGCTTCCTGGAGATTCTACACGCCAAGTGGTGGTGCGCTCCG GGGTTGTGCTGGGCCGTGGAGGCGGTGCCATTGGTCACATGCTGCTGCCCTTCCGCCTGGGCCTGGGGGGCCCCATCGGCTCAGGCCACCAGTTCTTCCCCTGGATTCACGTCAGAGACTTGGCAGGAATCCTAGCCCACGCCCTTGAAGCAAGCCACGTGCAAGGGGTCCTGAACGGAGTGTCTCCAGCCTCCTCCACTACCAACGCTGAGTTTGCCCGGGCCTTGGGCGCAGCCCTGGGCCGCCCAGCCCTCATCCCTCTCCCCAGCACGGTGGTACAAGCTGTCTTTGGGCGAGAACGTGCCGTCATGCTGCTGGAGGGCCAGAAGGTAGTCCCAAGGCGGACACTGGCTGCTGGCTACCAGTATTCCTTCCCAGAGCTGGCGGCCGCCTTGAAGGAAGTCATAGCCTAG
- the SDR39U1 gene encoding epimerase family protein SDR39U1 isoform X5 — protein MSSLRRGCPAAMPPSIWRERTSSTLSAAYYQPSLTAEYDEDSPGGDFDFFSNLVTKWEAAARLPGDSTRQVVVRSGVVLGRGGGAIGHMLLPFRLGLGGPIGSGHQFFPWIHVRDLAGILAHALEASHVQGVLNGVSPASSTTNAEFARALGAALGRPALIPLPSTVVQAVFGRERAVMLLEGQKVVPRRTLAAGYQYSFPELAAALKEVIA, from the exons ATGAGCTCGCTACGTCGGGGCTGCCCCGCTGCGATGCCGCCGTCAATCTGGCGGGAGAGAACATCCTCAACCCTCTCCGCAG CTTACTACCAGCCCAGCCTGACTGCCGAGTACGATGAGGACAGCCCAGGAGGGGATTTTGACTTTTTCTCCAACCTTGTAACCAAATGGGAAGCTGCAGCGAGGCTTCCTGGAGATTCTACACGCCAAGTGGTGGTGCGCTCCG GGGTTGTGCTGGGCCGTGGAGGCGGTGCCATTGGTCACATGCTGCTGCCCTTCCGCCTGGGCCTGGGGGGCCCCATCGGCTCAGGCCACCAGTTCTTCCCCTGGATTCACGTCAGAGACTTGGCAGGAATCCTAGCCCACGCCCTTGAAGCAAGCCACGTGCAAGGGGTCCTGAACGGAGTGTCTCCAGCCTCCTCCACTACCAACGCTGAGTTTGCCCGGGCCTTGGGCGCAGCCCTGGGCCGCCCAGCCCTCATCCCTCTCCCCAGCACGGTGGTACAAGCTGTCTTTGGGCGAGAACGTGCCGTCATGCTGCTGGAGGGCCAGAAGGTAGTCCCAAGGCGGACACTGGCTGCTGGCTACCAGTATTCCTTCCCAGAGCTGGCGGCCGCCTTGAAGGAAGTCATAGCCTAG
- the SDR39U1 gene encoding epimerase family protein SDR39U1 isoform X4 produces MRVLVGGGTGFIGTALTQLLKARGHEVTLVSRKPGAGRITWDELATSGLPRCDAAVNLAGENILNPLRRWNEAFQKEVLSSRLETTQMLARAIAKAPQSPQVWVLVTGVAYYQPSLTAEYDEDSPGGDFDFFSNLVTKWEAAARLPGDSTRQVVVRSGILAHALEASHVQGVLNGVSPASSTTNAEFARALGAALGRPALIPLPSTVVQAVFGRERAVMLLEGQKVVPRRTLAAGYQYSFPELAAALKEVIA; encoded by the exons ATGAGGGTTCTTGTGG GTGGCGGAACGGGCTTCATTGGGACAGCCCTAACCCAGCTGCTGAAGGCCAGGGGCCACGAAGTGACGCTGGTCTCCCGAAAGCCAGGGGCCGGTCGGATCACGTGG GATGAGCTCGCTACGTCGGGGCTGCCCCGCTGCGATGCCGCCGTCAATCTGGCGGGAGAGAACATCCTCAACCCTCTCCGCAG GTGGAATGAAGCCTTCCAAAAAGAGGTTCTCAGCAGCCGCCTGGAGACCACCCAAATGCTGGCTAGAGCCATTGCCAAAGCCCCACAATCCCCCCAGGTCTGGGTCTTAGTCACAGGTGTAG CTTACTACCAGCCCAGCCTGACTGCCGAGTACGATGAGGACAGCCCAGGAGGGGATTTTGACTTTTTCTCCAACCTTGTAACCAAATGGGAAGCTGCAGCGAGGCTTCCTGGAGATTCTACACGCCAAGTGGTGGTGCGCTCCG GAATCCTAGCCCACGCCCTTGAAGCAAGCCACGTGCAAGGGGTCCTGAACGGAGTGTCTCCAGCCTCCTCCACTACCAACGCTGAGTTTGCCCGGGCCTTGGGCGCAGCCCTGGGCCGCCCAGCCCTCATCCCTCTCCCCAGCACGGTGGTACAAGCTGTCTTTGGGCGAGAACGTGCCGTCATGCTGCTGGAGGGCCAGAAGGTAGTCCCAAGGCGGACACTGGCTGCTGGCTACCAGTATTCCTTCCCAGAGCTGGCGGCCGCCTTGAAGGAAGTCATAGCCTAG
- the CBLN3 gene encoding cerebellin-3: MLGAKRHWPPGPSLSPWLTLALTLMALRTGWAQEGTEPVLLEGECLVVCEPSRAAAGGPGGAALGEAPPGRVAFAAVRSHHHEPAGEIGNGTSGAIYFDQVLVNEGGGFDRASGSFVAPVRGVYSFRFHVVKVYNRQTVQVSLMLNTWPVISAFANDPDVTREAATSSVLLPLDPGDRVSLRLRRGNLLGGWKYSSFSGFLIFPL, from the exons ATGCTGGGAGCAAAGCGACACTGGCCACCAGGTCCCTCACTCAGCCCCTGGCTGACCTTGGCCCTGACACTTATGGCCCTGAGGACAGGGTGGGCGCAGGAGGGGACAGAGCCAGTCCTCCTGGAAGGTGAGTGCCTGGTGGTCTGTGAGCCCAGCCGAGCTGCTGCAGGGGGACCAGGGGGAGCAGCCCTGGGAGAGGCACCCCCTGGAAGAGTGGCATTTGCTGCAGTCCGAAGCCACCACCACGAGCCAGCAGGGGAGATCGGCAATGGCACCAGTGGAGCCATATACTTCGACCAG GTCCTGGTGAACGAGGGCGGTGGCTTTGACCGGGCCTCAGGCTCCTTCGTGGCCCCTGTCCGGGGCGTCTACAGCTTCCGGTTCCATGTGGTGAAGGTGTACAACCGCCAGACTGTCCAG GTAAGCCTGATGCTGAACACATGGCCTGTCATCTCGGCCTTTGCCAACGACCCAGACGTGACCCGGGAGGCAGCCACCAGCTCTGTGCTACTGCCCCTGGACCCTGGGGACCGGGTATCTCTGCGCCTGCGTCGAGGGAACCTGCTGGGTGGCTGGAAATATTCAAGCTTCTCTGGCTTCCTCATTTTCCCACTCTGA
- the KHNYN gene encoding protein KHNYN — MPTWGAGSPSPDRFAVTAEAEDKVREQQPHVERIFRVGMSVLPKDCPENPHIWLQLEGPKENASRAKEYLKGLCSPELQNEIHYPPKLHCIFLGAQGFFLDCLTWSTSAHLVPGVPGSLMVSGLTEAFVMVQSRVEELVERLSWDFRLGPSPGASQCAGVLREFSSLLQSRGDAHTEALLQLPLAVQEELLSLVQEASRGQGAQAFPSWEWGSPSLLGAQHQGVRSPLSDSKESLDTGPAGWQESRGERRAMEKEGTKHGGPREMDSGWKEWPGEEASERQVAFRPQSGGGEAGQAVPLKGKALGKEGVPQERGRFWVQGTPPGTQGPCQKAAQPRGASLLQRLHNGEASPPRVPSPPPAPEPPWHCGDRGDRGDRADKQQVVARGRGSPWKRGTRGGNLVTGTQRFQEALQDPFTLCLANVPGKPDLRHIVIDGSNVAMVHGLQHYFSSRGIAIAVQYFWDRGHRDITVFVPQWRFSRDSKVREGHFLHKLYSLSLLSLTPSRVLDGKRISSYDDRFMVKLAEETDGIIVSNDQFRDLAEESAKWMAIIRERLLPFTFVGNLFMVPDDPLGRNGPTLDEFLKKPVRAQGSSKAQHSARGFTEHSSQQQGRKEEEKGSGGIRKTRETERLRRQLLEVFWGQDHKVDFILQREPYCRDINQLSEALLSLNF, encoded by the exons ATGCCTACCTGGGGGGCTGGCTCCCCGTCCCCTGACCGTTTTGCGGTGACTGCGGAGGCCGAGGACAAGGTGCGGGAACAGCAACCCCATGTGGAGCGCATCTTCAGGGTGGGGATGAGCGTCCTCCCGAAGGACTGTCCTGAGAACCCTCACATCTGGCTGCAGCTGGAGGGCCCCAAGGAGAACGCCAGCAGAGCCAAG GAGTACCTGAAGGGTCTCTGCAGCCCAGAGCTACAGAATGAAATTCACTACCCACCCAAACTGCACTGCATCTTTCTGGGAGCCCAGGGCTTCTTCCTTGATTGCCTGACTTGGAGCACATCAGCCCACCTGGTGCCGGGGGTGCCCGGCTCACTGATGGTCAGCGGCCTGACCGAGGCCTTTGTCATGGTCCAGAGCCGAGTGGAGGAGCTGGTGGAGCGGCTGAGCTGGGACTTTCGGCTGGGGCCATCCCCTGGAGCCTCTCAGTGTGCTGGAGTGCTGAGAGAATTCTCTTCTCTGCTGCAGTCCCGGGGGGATGCCCACACAGAGGCCCTGCTGCAGCTGCCCCTTGCTGTCCAGGAAGAACTGCTGAGCCTGGTGCAAGAGGCATCCAGGGGGCAGGGGGCCCAAGCATTCCCGTCCTGGGAGTGGGGGAGCCCAAGTCTGCTGGGTGCTCAGCACCAGGGAGTCAGGAGTCCCCTGAGTGACAGCAAGGAGTCTCTGGACACAGGACCTGCAGGGTGGCAGGAGTCAAGGGGAGAGAGACGTGCTATGGAGAAGGAGGGGACAAAGCACGGTGGTCCCAGGGAGATGGATTCGGGGTGGAAGGAGTGGCCCGGGGAAGAGGCCTCGGAGAGACAAGTGGCCTTCAGGCCACAGtcaggaggaggagaggcagggcaGGCAGTGCCTCTGAAAGGGAaggccctggggaaggagggggtgcCTCAGGAAAGAGGAAGGTTCTGGGTCCAGGGCACGCCTCCTGGCACCCAGGGCCCGTGTCAGAAGGCAGCCCAGCCCCggggagcctccctcctgcagcGGCTCCATAATGGGGAAGCCTCACCTCCAAGAGTACCCAGCCCCCCACCAGCGCCTGAACCCCCTTGGCACTGCGGAGATCGAGGGGACAGAGGAGACAGGGCAGACAAGCAGCAGGTCGTGGCTCGAGGTCGGGGGTCTCCGTGGAAACGAGGCACCCGGGGGGGTAATTTGGTGACTGGCACACAGCGTTTCCAGGAGGCCCTCCAGGACCCTTTCACCCTGTGTCTTGCCAATGTGCCAGGCAAGCCAGACCTCCGCCATATTGTCATCGATGGCAGCAACGTGGCCATGGT GCATGGCCTCCAGCACTACTTCTCCAGCCGGGGCATTGCCATTGCTGTGCAGTACTTCTGGGACCGTGGCCACCGCGACATAACTGTCTTTGTGCCTCAGTGGCGTTTCAGTAGGGACTCCAAGGTCAGAG AGGGTCACTTCCTGCACAAGCTGTATTCCCTCAGCCtgctctccctcactccctcccggGTCTTGGATGGCAAGAGGATCTCTTCCTATGACGACAG GTTCATGGTGAAGCTGGCTGAAGAGACCGATGGGATCATTGTCTCCAATGACCAGTTCCGGGACCTGGCAGAGGAGTCTGCGAAGTGGATGGCGATCATTAGAGAGCG CCTGCTGCCCTTCACCTTCGTGGGAAACCTCTTCATGGTGCCTGATGACCCACTGGGGCGAAATGGCCCCACACTGGATGAGTTCCTGAAGAAGCCGGTCAG GGCACAGGGGTCTTCTAAGGCGCAGCATTCTGCCAGGGGCTTCACAGAACACAGTAGTCAGCAGCaggggagaaaagaagaggagaaaggcagCGGTGGCATTCGGAAGACGCGGGAGACAGAGCGGCTCCGGCGCCAACTGCTGGAGGTGTTTTGGGGCCAGGATCACAAAGTGGACTTCATCCTGCAGCGGGAGCCGTACTGCCGGGACATCAACCAGCTCTCTGAGGCCCTGCTCAGTCTCAACTTTTGA
- the SDR39U1 gene encoding epimerase family protein SDR39U1 isoform X6: MEKIKGEISMALSSRGEIPRAKEAYYQPSLTAEYDEDSPGGDFDFFSNLVTKWEAAARLPGDSTRQVVVRSGVVLGRGGGAIGHMLLPFRLGLGGPIGSGHQFFPWIHVRDLAGILAHALEASHVQGVLNGVSPASSTTNAEFARALGAALGRPALIPLPSTVVQAVFGRERAVMLLEGQKVVPRRTLAAGYQYSFPELAAALKEVIA; the protein is encoded by the exons ATGGAGAAGATCAAGGGGGAAATATCCATGGCTCTGAGTTCCCGTGGGGAGATCCCAAGGGCCAAGGAGG CTTACTACCAGCCCAGCCTGACTGCCGAGTACGATGAGGACAGCCCAGGAGGGGATTTTGACTTTTTCTCCAACCTTGTAACCAAATGGGAAGCTGCAGCGAGGCTTCCTGGAGATTCTACACGCCAAGTGGTGGTGCGCTCCG GGGTTGTGCTGGGCCGTGGAGGCGGTGCCATTGGTCACATGCTGCTGCCCTTCCGCCTGGGCCTGGGGGGCCCCATCGGCTCAGGCCACCAGTTCTTCCCCTGGATTCACGTCAGAGACTTGGCAGGAATCCTAGCCCACGCCCTTGAAGCAAGCCACGTGCAAGGGGTCCTGAACGGAGTGTCTCCAGCCTCCTCCACTACCAACGCTGAGTTTGCCCGGGCCTTGGGCGCAGCCCTGGGCCGCCCAGCCCTCATCCCTCTCCCCAGCACGGTGGTACAAGCTGTCTTTGGGCGAGAACGTGCCGTCATGCTGCTGGAGGGCCAGAAGGTAGTCCCAAGGCGGACACTGGCTGCTGGCTACCAGTATTCCTTCCCAGAGCTGGCGGCCGCCTTGAAGGAAGTCATAGCCTAG